The following nucleotide sequence is from Diospyros lotus cultivar Yz01 chromosome 3, ASM1463336v1, whole genome shotgun sequence.
ATTTGGAAGAGCCAAGGATTCCAATATCGGGAGCATTTGATGTTTTGGCATATTGGAGAGAGCGAGCTAATAGAGGGAAAATTATTGCAAAGATGGCTTGTGATGTATTGAGTATTTCGATAACAACCGTAGCATCGAAGTCAGCTTTTAGCATTGGATCTCGTATTTTGAACAAGTATAGAAGTCGTTTGCATGATGAAACAGTTCAAGCTCTCTTGTGCACACGGAATTGGTTACATGgttttggaggtaattttttttaaactttctaatatctaggatttaacataatattaaacatttctcttatatgataaataattaacatatgtaattttttattatagatgatgaggaggaggaggagtcaaGCATTGATGATATAAGACTTTCTAAACAAGACTtaaatgttgttgttgatgaagattaaaggcataatttttaattttttttttcttcttatttgtaaTTTGGCCTCCAGAAATGACTTTTTGAGTAGGTTGTTTTTCTTCAAAGTGAGCTAAATGGCCAAATATggtatcaaacaaaaaaaaaaaaaaattgggcagGACCGATTAGCGCGGCCCGTGGCGAGCCGGGCTAGGGCCAacaatctgctggcccgtttttaagcgggccgatttggaccggcccgcttggcccgcgggccacttggtggctGGCCAGgccggcccgtttgccatctctatcCGGGGTACCACGCTAGCATCCATGTGCCTCGCGCTCTCGTGTTAACACCTCCTAAATAATTAGTCTAAACTACCCCTGTGAGACTCGGTCAAAGCCTCTTTGAGATTCTTGCCGTGGAGATCGGGTCACACAACACATGGATGTCCCTCTtatcattataaataggggatCTCTTCCCCTTATTCAGTACGTAAACTCAAATACTCAGATTGACTCTTTGTTTTTAAGTATTTCACTTCTACGAGagtctaacttaagcatcagataGTTCGTGTAAGGATTCTCACATGCGCCCCTAaccaattttctttctatcaGGTAATCTATCGCCTGAAGGAGTCATCCATCCCTTGAGTGAGATCATCTATCGCTCAAACAAACCATACGTGAGTCATCCATCGACAATTTTCTATCTACAAATTTATGATTGTAACCGtgcaacaataattattttatggtaCTAATGACAAATCTAATCCTTTAGTTGTTACTTATGATAGTGACAATCGTGATTATTTAATAACATTAATAAATGTAATAACTCGAGACCACAATGGCAAGATTATCAAGTAATAAGTCAAACACATAATTAGTTGTTTTCTCGTCTTGTGGTTGAGTAATTGGCACATCACAtttgcaaagaagaagaagatagaaataGTTATTAGTTTTCTTCCTCTATAAAATAAGGTAAAAATTTCACCCACAAAGGTACCTACGAATCGTGGGCTTAAAATCTCCCACTCATCTAAGCTGCAATACATGCTCTCACGGAttcttcataaaattaaatcaccCATTTAAGTTATCACTCTAGACCTTTATAGCAAAGTTAAATTATtaaagattttttaataataatattataaatcacaattattatttaacttGGGTTTAAGAGTGAGAGTGagaagatatttttttattaatttaattaatatgtcTCAATTAGTGAAAAATTGAAAAGGGTTTATAATGTTCTTTGATCGTCTCTTTAAAAAAGATATTCCCATTGAAAAGATCATATTTTTTAGGAAGTAAACGTTTTAAAGAATGATTATAACTTTTCCGGAAtaatataattcttaaaattaaagtaaatgtctatttaaatttaacagaagatatattttaaatttaaaccaaaTAACATgtctcttaaaaatataattatctgTATTCACGTGTTCCTTTTTTAtaatatctatttatatatctattgtctattatttaatgttaaaaattaaaaattcatctGTTAATTTTGCTAAATTTGTTTGGGCCTTTATTGATAAGCGTAATGAATGATGTGAAtagtttttaataatttgttaatttttcatttcaattccAATGTTcttttttgagagaaaaaaaaatatttgctcCTCTTTGTTTTTTGTGCTTTGTGACTTTGTTgttccttttttgttattttttctattctattaattaatatcGGGGAATGCAATAAAACAATGAACGATCAATTTATAATGTGATTTATTTCATATTCACTATAATCAATCATAACTCACCCTATATGAATTGcaatcagtttttttttttaaaaaaaaaagagtattaTTAATGtattaatagaataatttattgcatttaaatacttatttacATAAGCACACATtagttatatttaaattaaattttaggtatatttgtcatttatctaccacatgtttaatttaatGCCTATATATTCTACATAAAGACATCCATCtactgaaaaataaattaaatttagattgaataattttattattgcatGTCACACACGTGTTATTAATAAGATTAATATCATtccatttaatattttatttaaatataaggaCAATACTTTATTGcattattcattttttctttaatgacGCATTCAATTAGatattctctttgttgttttcttaactcttaataattttgatatcaattatataatttattctaGGAAAACCCAATTTAATTTGTGTGCATCCTGTAGCTAAATTTGAATGGTGGTGAAACAATCCGCCATTAAGAATGAAGGGATGGCTCAACTGCCCATCCAAGCATTCGAGTGGTGCAACATGACTTGCGTACGATATGCCAACCCCAATTTTCAAACCTTCCTTCAAGCCGGACGCTGACTCCCAGGACTTTACCTCTTGGCCGCCGGGCAGATGTAtattaaacataaattaaaaattagttcttctacgtatatatatattgcatttaTTTGCCGCATTGCATGTGGACACCTTCGGATCGGGGCCATGCCATATTGCTATTGCTTGCTTTAATTGACTAAAGCACTCATGCTGTCCACAGGCCACAGAACACAATCAAGCCCCGAAttaactctctttttttttatatatatatatatatttttttgtgatttgtTTGGAGAAATAATGTTTGATTTCGATAATTGCGTATCGCTGTTGAAGTTGACAAGGAATCGCGTTTAGTTTCACATGAATCCACTTTTGACTATTAGTAATATGACATAATTCGTTTTAAATTCTTCAATCCATTAGATGCATGCAGACATTCTTGTTTTCAATTTACGAtgttgaaatttattaattaattaattaaatgtgcAGATCATATACATGCATGTTTTTTGCTCATTACTCGTGTAAATATTCACATAATGCAGCGTGAATCATTTGAATAATATTCATCAATATTCAAAGTTATATAATATACTTACGGTGCAGAGaattaatattacaaatttgtagCCATATTCAGTATCTTCTATGATAACTTATCTATTTTTATGGATAGTCTTGTACAATTCACATTAACAAAGAAATATcattaattataacaaaattatataaatatatgtgtatatcctcaatttaattaatcatcAATCTTAAGCCCCAACTATTcaattacataataaaaataaattacaacgaATGCATAAATGTACCTTTATAcctgttatgggtatttcccgGACCACTTATTATGGGCTGAACTCGACCTAGCAAGTTggcataatttttcaaaacccaATAGGTCTAAGGTCGAGGTCGTCAGAGCAAGGTCGCACATTGCTGAAACTCGAGCTCAGACCACAAAACCAAACGAGCTCCCAACGATACTTCCAACTTGTTGGTTTAACTCGTTaatcagctcgcataacaacaaGGCCGTGGAATAAACGGAGGCGAGATCTACCTATTTTATTTGAGACAAACCAAATCCCTAGTAATGCGGAATCCACTCCAGATTTTATGACATTGATAATGACATATTGTTCTCATaatattatcttattattttagattttatgtaaattgtaaacaccccattataaataggggttaaaACACCATTGTAAGGGAGACGACAATAATGATATACTATTACTCTGCCGGAATAACTAAAGAACAGTTATGAACTAGGTATCATTCTAGGTGAACCATGTAAAAACTTCCCTGTGTGCGATTTAGCATTCTTTCTATTCGTTtcttttttttgcatttatgcttatttttcttattgCAGACCTACGAATCATGGTCAACTAATTTCAAACGTCGATAATACCTAAGTAGTTCTAGTTCTATGGCACCTCAAACTTTCAAAATATCTTATTAGACAACtttacttataaaaaataaaactattaagctttttttaatttgtattaaattaaatgtatctCTATACTTTATCAAAACAAATTTCGTAacactttgaattttttttttaaaaaattaacaagtaAAACTATTAAACACATTTTAAGCAAATTTGGGTGCTAGGAATGTTTTTGGTAAAGTATAAGAGTGaattcaatttaatataaattaaaaaatatttaataatttaatttttttgaaatagatgtctttaataaaatatttgaaaatttaaaatgtcataaaacttttttattatatttatgccTTCCCTCCATTACAAGACATGCATGTATAAAGAATTATTATATAGACCATGTGTACTCACCGGTCACCATCGGTTTGATGGTGATGCCAACTTCGTGTCTTGTCCTCCCatctttaaaatcaaaactggACAATTTTCACGCCTATTTTGTTCATTAGgtcacccaaaaataaaaaataaaccatTGATAGGAACTGTGGTGGCCATTATAAGACCACATTTTATGCTTAAGCACCACAATTATTCGCCCTTCTTCCATCCAAcattaattcattaaaataatttgtaccTGTCCGCCGAAAGAGTAATGTTTAGTGTCATCCCTATTTAAACAacatattaaatttcaatttcttagttccatgaattttagtttatcaattatttttaatatttacggtatgatttttcataaattcatataattatacgattaaatttaagagtcatctaccaaaatttaattaatttttcttcacctCTTTTACCAAAGTCATGCATGCCACCCAAATcttaattatcacaaataattttttcttctcttatattGTCTTACATCAATGTTAATTAGTATACTTATATGAGTTACATTTATATTAGAGATAGGTTAGTGGTTCTTAGATATCATATAGCAAAAAATAGTTTGTACTGCCATGCATggtataaattttttcttaactTTATATAATTAACGAGCTCTAATTATTTCATATAATTAGATatcaaatttcattttcatctttataATTGAATTAAGATATCTTTAACTTGTGATATTTTCACTTAATCTATTAGATTAACAAAAatcatacacacacataattatatttttactaatcttacattttaaatattcaattttatatatataatatattcaactTAAAAcctctaaaatttaaattgtccGTTCGGGCATTGCTTTGTCATCCACCAACATGAtggatcaaaataatttaaaattataaatgtattattattaatttttaataaatttgttctacaaaattctggaaaaaataTCCTTTTCTTTGACTATATCCGTCTCTTTTCACACTCTTCCACTTGAAAACACATAAGCAGTCGTCCACCTGCTATTATATAAATAAGCAGTTAGACGTGCACACTACCTGCAACTCCATCACCCTCGCCAGACCTCAAATGTCTTTTCAATGGCTGAGCTTGGTGGCAGCCGTCTGGCTCCAGTCCATCAACGGAACAAACTCCAACTTCCCAGCTTACTCCTCCCAGCTCAAGCGCCTCCTCTCCATGTCCCAGCTCCAGCTCAACAACCTGGCCTTAGCATCAGACGCCGGCAAGCTCCTTGGCTGGCTGGCGGGCGTCGCCGCCGTCTACCTCCCCCTCTGGCTCGTCCTCCTCATCGGTTCACTCCTCGGCTTCATCGGCTACGGAGTCCAGTACCTTGTCCTGATAAACAAAATCCCATCTTTATCTTATATCCTCGTTTTCTCGCTTACCGTTCTGGCCGGAAACAGCATTTGCTGGATCAACACAGTTTGCTATATCGTCATCATTCGAAACTTCCCCTTCGATCGCCAGGTCGCCGTGGCTTTATCCACGAGCTATCTAGGGTTAAGCGCCAAGATTTATACCGATTTAGTTGACGCCGTTTCTCCCTCTTCCGCCATTGAAAGAGCCAAAGCTTACCTTCTATTGAACTCCACGTTGCCTCTGCTGGTTTGCATTGCAGCCTCAGTGATAGTTCGGGTTGTCAATGGCGGAAAATCCAGAAAAATCCAAGGTGGGTTCGCTTTGATGTTTGCCATCACCATAGCCACCGGAACGTTCGCTGTGATCACCAGCTTCAATTCGATGTCATCAAGTGGATTGCTTCGGTTGATTATTGTGATCGGAATGGGGGTGTTTCTTCTGGCTCCATTGGCAATTCCATTTGCTGAAAAAGCCATGGAAACATTGCAGAAGAAGTGCTTGATAAGAAGGGATATAAAAGTCCATGATCTCACCAATATTGATGATCATATTGAAGAAGGGCCAAAAATCGAAAACGGTACTGTTGCTGAGATTAAGGAGgggagtgaagtggaggagacTGGGGTGAAGACGATGCTGATGAAGGTGGATTTCTGGCTGTATTTCTTCGTTTATCTCTGTGGCGCGACTCTTGGGCTGGTTTACATGAACAACTTGGGACAGATAGCAGAATCCCGTGGGTATTCCAGGACATCTTCTCTGGTCTCATTGTCGTCTTCATTTGGCTTCTTCGGTCGTCTCGTTCCTTCTCTTCTCGTTTACATTTCCACTAGGTCAGCGGCTTCTGTCactctacttttttttttttttggttttccgACTACTAGTTAACCAAATGTCTTTTTAGATACATTTTGAGTTAcgcttaatattaatgtttaataTATATCATAATAACTACTCACTAGTGATTATTAATGTTagtattaaattaatatcacttaaaataacattttttgctTATTAAACTTGGCCTGGCTGGCTTTTTTCTTCATCGACTTGCCcgtactaattaattaatgctggCAATCTGTGCTAGTTTGCTGCCATAGTTgttgctttttttttattattttttattttggatagCAATGTGGCAGATTTCCAGTCCCTCATTTCAAATCAGACgaatttgtttctttctttttaacaaacTCCGAATATTAATTGTTTTGCCTTAATTATATCTTGGAAATGCTgttgttaattatttacatCATTTTGCTTTTTAGTGTTTTGCAAAGAGTATGATATAAATAACCTAAGATTTTGGTGTGTGAGCTGATTCAAAAATACAATCttttaagattatttattaCTTTCTATCGATTTTTAAGCTTATTtatgtcttcttcttcaatttttttttttgagaaacgCATATATACAAGATACAAGATCAAGACCCTGAGATGAAAAGATATATA
It contains:
- the LOC127796937 gene encoding protein NUCLEAR FUSION DEFECTIVE 4-like produces the protein MKEKFDKYWSDYRVVLAFGAILDPTKKFNFLRYTYSKLNLYNYEEKLERVKMALYRLYGEYVNNSLLSSSSMLSSNDFEAFDCQVSNDTKKSQLDLYLEEPRIPISGAFDVLAYWRERANRGKIIAKMACDVLSISITTVASKSAFSIGSRILNKYRSRLHDETVQALLCTRNWLHGFGDDEEEEESSIDDIRLSKQDLNLDVHTTCNSITLARPQMSFQWLSLVAAVWLQSINGTNSNFPAYSSQLKRLLSMSQLQLNNLALASDAGKLLGWLAGVAAVYLPLWLVLLIGSLLGFIGYGVQYLVLINKIPSLSYILVFSLTVLAGNSICWINTVCYIVIIRNFPFDRQVAVALSTSYLGLSAKIYTDLVDAVSPSSAIERAKAYLLLNSTLPLLVCIAASVIVRVVNGGKSRKIQGGFALMFAITIATGTFAVITSFNSMSSSGLLRLIIVIGMGVFLLAPLAIPFAEKAMETLQKKCLIRRDIKVHDLTNIDDHIEEGPKIENGTVAEIKEGSEVEETGVKTMLMKVDFWLYFFVYLCGATLGLVYMNNLGQIAESRGYSRTSSLVSLSSSFGFFGRLVPSLLVYISTRSKCMASSPFSIAAMMAPMAASFFLLLNPTNLSLCISTAIIGLCTGAITTISVSTTTHLFGTKNFSVNHNILIANIPIGSFIFGDLAALIYRRESSAAGSSINGRCMGAECYGTTFIIWGSLCLLGTFLALVLHARTKKFFSNAL